AGGAAACGGAGCCATATTGCACCTCCATGCGGCGCAAATACGGCTTCAATTCCTCCTTGCGGGAATCCGGAAACCCGCCTACCAGATCCTTACCACTCCGCAGAAGCTCCCAGAATGCTTCATGCGATTCCGCGCGCGGCAGCTTGGCGGATATCCCGACAATCGCAATATCCTTGAGGGAAACATTGGAGACGGATCCCCCGCTCCGCCCCTTCCGCCCGGATGTGTCTTTTTTGGTATCCAGCAAATCCAGTTGAAACATGGCGCCCTTACCTCCTAGTTAGTAATGGAATGGCTTACGGCCTGTTCTTTGTCCGCCCTTCCACCAATCCCGCGCAGCAGCAGCAACATATGCGCCGCGATGCCGAGTCCGCTGATCAGGGCTAGTAATCCAAGTGTACCGGACTGCCAATCGCCCGCCCATTGCAGCACGATATACAAAGTGCCTGTGCTGCACACATGAGCCGCAAGCGACCCCCAAAGCGAATACGACCCGGCGCGAACGGCGCCGTATACGATCGCACCAAGCGCCGCAAATGCGCCGACCGTCACATTCATAAATACCGTTCCGAACAATACGGCCTGGAGCAGAACTGTCCACGGAACCGAAAGACGTTGACGCAGCGTATGGAACAGCATTCCTCGGAAAAGCCATTCTTCCAGCAAAGACCCCAGCAGCAAACTGCCGAACACAAAAATGATCAGGCTGCCGCCAGCGACAAATGCGACCAAATCCGAAATGGGAGGAAAGGTCGCTTTTACCCACGGAAGACGGGTAAAAGCGCTGATAAACAAGCCGAGCCAGACGCCTGTCCCGGCGGAAAGCAGCAAAGATCCGGCCCGCGCAGGAACTAATCCTAAATCCTTCAGCGAAATTTTTTGCCAGCGAAGCAGTGGAATATAGACGGCAAGCACGATGATATTGGATACAATCAGCACAATGCCGGAATTGCCTTTGATCCAGTCTTTCAGCCCGGGATCGCCGACCCAGTTGTAGAGGACTTGATTGACAAGCATCACGACCGCCGCATAAATGACCAAATATAAGACGGTATTTCCCGCTATTCGCAGTCCCTTCACAATGGCGTCACCGCCTCGGAAGTCAGCGTCAAGGAGATCGAAGTGCGATGCTTGACCGCAAGGAATATGCCAACCGCAATCATGGCGGCCGCCACAGCCATCACAACCGACATGACGGTGACGTCCGTCGTCTCCGGCCCGTAATGCCAAAGCAGGTATTGGCTGCCCTGACAGGCGACTTGCGCGGCAATCGGCGCCCAAATGGATTTAAACCAGACATACAAGAGCGCAAATATAACCGCGCCGAGAAAACCGTACAGCGACAGCGGAATGTCTCCGAAAAAGAACAACGCCCCATACAACACGCCCTGAATCACAATTGCGATCCAAACCGGGAGTACGCGTCTGAACTCATTCATCAGAATGCCTCTGAACAACGTCTCCTTGTAAATATTTCCGAGAATCAGGAAAACCAGAAATACATACCATTCCGCACGGTTCAGGTAATCAAACAATTCGCGGAACTGGTACTTGTCCGATGCAATGGCGGGAAGACGGGAGAATGCGACCGTAAACAGGCCGGCTCCAAGCCCGATCCATAAAGCGATCGCTACTGATTTGCCGCCCATCACGCGAAACTTAGCCGCCTTAAACAGATTTTCTTTGAATATAAGCCTCCAGGCCAGCAGCATGAGCGGCAAACCCACCATATCGTTCAAAATAATGACGGTTACCGTGTTCTGTTCAAACCACGTGCTTTTGGGGTACACATAATCGAAAAATAATGTCGTTACGGTAAAAAACCATGCAAAATACAGGCCGATAACAACAGCCACGCGAGCCAGCATCATTCCCCACGCCTTCATGCGGTCAGCCCCCCTTTTGTGCTGCTGACGGCGTGTCAGCCGTCAGAGCTTGACCGGCGCGTGCGCCGATGCCTCCGCTGCCAGAGGTCCGCCAGACATAGACGGTACCTCCAATCAACGCAGCCAGACAGAGCGCTGTAATAATATACAGCGAAACATCGCCCAGCTTGCCAAACCATTCGTAGAACCCGATGTATTTAAACAGAAAGATTGTGCCCATGGTCGTATTCTGTACCAGAATAGGCGCCCACAGCGACCCAGTGCGCAGATACAGTGACCCGTAAATCAGGCCCGAACCGATGCTGATGACTGAAAGCGCCAGGCTCGGCTGGAAGTAGGCGTATGCTGCGGCTTGCAGCACCAGGGCCACATATACCGGCATAACCCTGCGAAGCTCGCTGAAAATGAGACCCCTGAACAATATTTCTTCAAATGCCGGGCCGATCAAACCGGCGCCCAGAATGACATACCAGATCGAATCCCCCCTGATCGTATCGTTGACAAGCGCGGGAATGGACGGAAATTGCCGCGCAATATCGTCAATGACGATCAGGCCGATACTGAACAAACTTCCGGCAAGACCCAAGCCAATCATTAACAAGACGCGCGAGGCTTTCAGCCGTTTAAAGCCCGACGCGCGAAACAGATTTTTTTCCGCATGGGGCCATATCCATCCTTTGATACGAAAGATGAGCAAATAAACAAGCGTAATCAACGTGAACAGAACAGCCATAAACATGGCTGGATTGCGATCCAGAAACTTGGCGAAGGACAGCGTCACTTCGTAATTGTAAGTAGAGCGAAGCAGATAGAGCAGCGCATAAAAGACCCCGAGATAAAGAGCGATATTACCTATCATGATCAACACTTTTTTCACAGGAATGCCCCTTTCTTCCTTCTATCAGATGTATTCTCAGGGTCAGGCTAAGCCCGCCTTGGCCCATGCTACGTCCCCGATTCGGCGCTTCCTATTGCGACGCGATATTGCTCGACCACGCTTGACAGCAGCTCCAGATAACCGGAAGCCCAATCCAGCACCGCTTCCTTGCTGAGGCGCCGGGCGTCGTACGTCCATACTCCGCCAAGCTCTGGCACTTCCGCCCCTCGTGGTGCGGCGGCAGCACCACTCATATACAGCACAACATCGAATCGTTCCAATAGCCCCTCCCGCTCCTTGAACCCGTGCTGCGCTGCTCCTGCAAATAACGGAAATAAGGCAAATCCGGCTTCGGCTTGCGGCTGCTTTCTGATTTGCCGCGGGGTATAACATTCTCCCGCGTTTACCCGTTTGGCAGCATGCCGCAGCAGCGTATCGAAATCCCGCACCTCCCCAAAGTCGATTTCCTTCGGAGCAATCAGCCCGTTGTCCGTCATTGCCGGAAGCACAAGCCGGCCCATGCCGGACTTGCCGCGCCAGAAGTATAGATATACGGCATACGCCGCGGCTTCGACCGTTACCGAGCGGGATGCCGCAAGTTCCGTAAGTCCTTCCGATACCATCGTGTCCAGTTGGAACTGAACGCTGCCGATACGCTCCGCGGCATAACCATTGCAGACGCAGTCGTCTGCCACCGACAGACCGCTCCAGCTCCAGCTGGCGAGCTCCCGATTTCTCGACTTCAGATAAGCCGCAAGCGATGCGATCGTCGGGTAGGTGAACAAATCCGTTACGCCCAGAGCGCCGGGATACAACTCCTCCAGCCGTTGATGCACCCGCACCAGCAGCAGCGATTCTCCCCCAACATCGAAGAAACGATGATGGATGCCGAAGTCGTCCCTTTGCAGAATTTCATGCCATACAGCGGCAATCGCCAGTTCAGTATCGCTTGCCGCTTCGACAAACGGAGTGGCGCTACCCGCCGCCAGCTCCAGCTCCGGCAGCGCCTTCCGGTCGATTTTGCCGTTTGGAGACAGGGGCATGGCTGGCAGTTCCACCACGGCCTGCGGAACCATATAATCCGGCAGGCGCAGCCCTGCAAAATCCCGCAGTTCCTGGTGGTCCACAGGTTCGGAGCCAACGATGTACGCGCATAAATATTCGCTTCCGCTTGTGGCGTCCCGCTTCATAACCACCGCTTCCGAGACCGCCGGATGACCGAGCAGCACATGCTCGATTTCACCACATTCAATGCGCTGGCCCCTTATTTTTACCTGATGGTCGATTCGGCCCAAATATTCGATCGTTCCGTCAGGCAGCCATCTGGCAAGGTCTCCTGTCCGATACATCAGACTGCCCTCCGTAAACGGATTATCGACGAACTTTTCTTCCGTCAAATCGGGCCGGCCGATATAACCCCGCGCCAGACCCGCACCGGATATGCACAGTTCCCCGGCAATGCCGACAGGCTGGAGCTTCATCGATTCGCTCACGATATAAAGCGAGATGTTGTCGATCGGCTTGCCAATCGGTACATTGATCGAAATATCGTTGATCGAAATATCGTCGTCAGAGCAATCGTAATAGGAAACGTCAACCGTCGCCTCGGTCGGGCCGTACAAATTCACAAGCCTGGCATTGAACGGAACTCCGATCCGCTCGCGGAACCTCCGCACCTGATCCGCAGTCAACGCTTCGCCGCTGGCGAACACATGACGCAGGCTCTCCAGCCTGGCATCGCCGCGCAGCAAGCCGGGATCCTCCAAGAACAGGTGCAGCATGGACGGCACAAAATGCATCGTCGTTACGCCATGCCGCGCGATCGTATCCATCATAAGCGCGGGGTCCTTTTCGCCGCCCGGAGGCAGCAGGACCAGCTTGGCTCCCGCAAAGCTCCACCAGAACAGCTCCCAGACCGATACATCAAAAGTAATCGGCGTTTTCTGCATAACGACTCCGCTTGCGTCCAGTCCGTATTGCTTCTGCATCCAGCCGATCCGGTTGACGACGGAATGATGCTCGATCATGACGCCTTTCGGATGTCCGGTCGATCCCGAAGTATACAGCACATAAGCAAGCGAACGTGAATCATGCAGCTTCTCTACAGGGAAGTCGTCCCGCTCCTGCGTCATCACCTCATGAACGTCCGTAAATGGCAGAGACGTCTCCAGCCCTTCCGGGGCTTTGCCCTTCGTCAAGACAAGCTTGGCTCCGGAATTCTCCAGCATGTAGCGGATTCGATCGGGCGGCAAGCTCGGCGTAACAGGCACATAAGCTCCGCCCGCCTTCAGCACGCCAAAGATTGAAATCATCATCTCCAGACTGCGATCCATCACGACGGCCACGCGCTCCTCGCGCTTGATGCCTTGCTTTCTGAGCGTCTGCGCCATCTGGTTCGACCTCCGGTTTAATTCCGCATACGTCAATGCTCCGTTCTCCGCCGCAACCGCAACGGCCTGTGGCGTTTCCGCCGCTTGCCTTTCGAGGTAAACCTCTACCGTATCGCCGTTTGCATACGGCGCTGCCGTGCGATTGAACGCTTCGCTCTGCTTCTGTGCCTCTGCGGAGCCCTGCAGCCCGATCCCTCCGAGCGGTCGCCCCGGCTCCGCCAGTGCAAGGCCGACAATACGGAAATACCATTCCGCCATTCTGCGTATGCTGTCTTCCTTAAACAGCGCCGCCCTATATTCGATTGTCAAAGCTGCGCCTTTTGCGCCCTGATCCGCAATCTCAAACGTCAAGTCCAGCTTCGAAACGCGATTGTCCGGAACTTGCACCTCGAATTGCAAGGCGTCCGCCGCCGTCTGTCCGGCCTCCATATGCTGCATCACAAATATCGTGTCAAACAGCGGATTGCGGCTCAGGTCACGCGGCACATCCAGCATCGTCACCATATGCTCAAACGGGAGCAAGCTGTTGTCCAGCGCCGCAAGCACAATTTCTTTGAGCTGCTCGGCGAACGCTCTGAACGGCAGTTCGCCGGATGGCTGGCTTCGAATCGGCAGCGTATTGACAAACATGCCGACCAGAGACTCGGTTGCGGGATGGAAGCGGCCTGCGATCGGCGTGCCGACAATAAGATCGTCTTGCCCCGTCATCAGATGCAATAACGTATGGTAGGCGGTAAGCCATATATGGAATGGCGTAACGCCCCATTGCTCTGCCGCCGCCGAGGTCCCCTCGACAAGCTCCGCCGGAATCGGCAGAGCAAGCTTGGCACCTTCGAAGCTTTGTTCAGGGGGACGCGGATAATCAGTCGGCAGTTGCAGCACAGGAAGCGTACCCGCTAGCCGGAACGCCCAAAATTGCTCTTGCTGCTTTCTCGCCTCCGAAGCCATCCACTCCTGCTGCCAAACGGCGGCATCCTTATAGTGAATGGGCAGCGGCTGCAAGGAGCCCCCGCGATACAGCTGCTCGAAATCGCGCGCCATCACATTCATGGACACGCCGTCGGCGACGATGTGGTGAATGTCCAGCAGCAGCGTATGCCGACTTTCGCCGTCCGTCGCGAGAAACGCCCGGATTAACGGAGCCTTTCGCAAATCGAACGGGCGGACGACCGCGCGCGCAAATGTATTCAAGTCCGCCGCATCCATCAAGGCATGCACGGCGAGTTCAAACGAAACCCGCTCATGGACATGCTGTACCGGCTTGCCATCTGCCCAGTCAAAGCTGGTGCGCAGCGGTTCATGGCGGTCAATCAGCCCTTGAATCGCCTCGCGAAGCCTGTCCTGATCAAGCTTGCCCGTCAGGTTCAGAGCAAGCGGAAGATTGTAGGCCGTGCTGTCCTGATAAAGCTGCTGCAGCACAAACAGTCTGTTCTGCGCGAGCGACAACGGATAGAACGGCCGGCTCTCAGCCCGGTTAATAACCGCAGCCTGCTTGGGAGCCGCGTTGTCGATGCGGGCCGCCATTTCCCGCAGCAGGGGAGCGTCGAACACATCCTTCATCGCAAACGCCGCTCCATAACGCTGTTCAATCAAGCCCGCAAGCTGCGCGGCTCGCAAGGAATGGCCGCCCAATTGGAAGAAATGGGCTTCTCTCCCGATCGCCACCGGGTTGTCCGGTTCGCTTGCAGCCAGACCGAGCACCTCCCGCCAAAGATCGGCTAGCCGCTGCTCCGTCTGTGTACCCGGTGCCTCGCCGCAAGCCGCCGATTCAGCGAACCGGGGCTGCGGCAGGCGACTGCGGTCGGTTTTGCCGCTCGGGCTTAGCGGAAACGCTTCCATAGCAATGAAATACGAAGGAATCATATACTCCGGCAGCAGTTCCTTAAGTGTAGCCCGAAGGCTCGCTTCCTCCGGCGCCTCCCCTTCCGCTGTCACTAGATATGCGCAAAGAGCTGGCTCTCTCGCATGGTCCGTCACTGCCGTCACCACGGCATCGCGAACTTCCGCCTGTAAGAGCAGTACGTGCTCGATCTCGCCGCATTCGATGCGGAGACCGCGCAGCTTGACCTGATGGTCAAAGCGTCCCAAATATTCAATATTACCGTCCGGTAGCCACCTTGCGCGATCGCCGGTACGGTACAGCTTATCTCCTGCGGTAAACGGATTCGTAACAAAGCTTTGCTCCGTCAAATCCGGCCTGTTGCGATATCCGCGCGCAAGACCGGCACCCGCGATGCACAGCTCGCCGGACACGCCGATCGGCTGCGGTCTTGTCCGCTCGTCCACAATGTAGAGCCGGATGTTATGGATTGGCTTGCCGATCGGAATCGTACCCGCCCCAGCGTCCGGGCAATCGTAATAGCTGACATCGACCGTCGCTTCCGTCGGGCCGTACAGATTAATGAGCCGGCATTGGCGGCCGCCGCGCTCCATCAGGGTGTAAAAACCTGCGACATGCGCGGGCTTGAGCGCTTCGCCGCTCGCAAATACGTATCGCAGGGAACAAAGCTCGCCGCCTCTGCCGCTGTCCGCCGCATAGGGCAAAAAGACACCCAGCATGGACGGCACAAAATGCATAACCGTAACCGCCTGCTCCTCAATCGCGCGCAGCATGACCGATGGCTCCTTCTCCCCGCCGGGCTCCAGCAAATAAAGCGAAGCGCCGGCAAAGCTCCACCAGAACAGCTCCCATACGGAAACGTCGAACGTGATCGGCGTTTTTTGCAAAATAATGTCACGCTCATTCAGTGGATAAGTCGTCTGCATCCAGTTCAGCCGGTTGAGCACCGCGCGGTGCTCCACCATAACGCCTTTGGGTTTGCCGGTGGAGCCTGACGTATAAATGACATACGCCAAATGCTCGGGGCCCGCTTGAGGCGGCAGGTCCGTTTCTTCTTCGCCCTTCGGCATCTCCGATGCAGCAGCAGCCGTAAGCGCATCCAGATCGAGCGTTTCTCCCTGGAAGGCCGGGAGCGTATGAATCCACTTGGCCCCCGCCAGAAGCAGCCTCGCCCCACTATCCTCCAGAATGCCACGGATCCGCTCGTGTGGATGCTCCGGGTCGATCGGCAAATAGGCCCCTCCCGCCTTGAGCACCGCTATGATCGTAATCATCATGGACAACGAGCGCTGAGCGGCAATCGGCACAATCGTTTCGACCACAACCCCCTTGCCTCTTAGCACGGCAGCCATACGTTCCGCGCGGTCGTTCAGCTCCCCATACGTTAGCGATCCTTCGGCAGACCGCACCGCCGTTCGACCCGGCCAACGCTGGGCGGACTCGGCGAACCATCCGTGAATCGTCTTCTCCGCCGGGTACGGATGTCCCGTATCATTCCATGCTGCAAAAACGGCTTCTTCGGCAGGTGTCGCCTGTGCGACATCGCCACAGATCAGGTCGGGGCTGGCGGCCGTTTGCTCCAAAATGTATAGCAGTCGATCCGCCAACCGCTCCATCGTTCCCTTATGGAACAATCCCGTATTATACTCCAGCTCCGCCCGCAGACCGCCTTCGCCATCGCTGTACAGATCGAGCTTGAAGTCCAGCTTGGATGTTCCGTGGTTGACGGGCAAAGGCTCCATGCTCCAGCCGTCGCCGCGCGCCGCCAGCTTCTCGTCTTCAAACTGGTTGTGAACGATCAGCATCGTATCGAACAGCGGGTTACGCGACGGGTCATGGGAATACTGGGCCACTTCCATCATGTGCTCGAAGCTGACATCGCCATGCTCGTATGCAGCAAGCAAACGCCCATGGGTCTCGCCGACAAACGCCAAGATTGGCAGTTCGTCCGCCACCCGCATCCGAATCGGCAAAAACTGGTTGAACATGCCGATCATCCGGGCCGTGTCCGGATGCGTCCGGCCTGCCGCTAAAGAACCAATTGCAAATTCCGACTGATGCGTCGTTCCCTTGAGCAACAGCGCGTAAGCCGCAAAAAGAAGGCTGTTCATGCTCGCTCCGGCGCTTGCGGCCGTCTCTTTCAGTCGTGCGGCGAGCACCGCCGAAATATGAAAGGTATACGTATCGCCCGCAAATGTCTGACGGTCGCCGCGCGGCCGATCCAGCGGCATATCGAGCGGCGCCGGCGGCTCTGCAAGCTGCTCCGTCCAAAACGCTCGGCTTGCCCTGGCCCGCTCCGAGCCGGACTGTCGCTCCTGCCAAACGGCATAATCCTTGTAATGCAGAGCCAAAGATGCAAGTTCCGCGCCGTCGATCAAAGCGGTCAATTCCTCCAGCAGCAGCTTGACGGCTATGCCGTCCGCCGCGATATGGTGAATGTTGAGCAGCAGATAGGCCTCCGCTCCTTCTGATTCAGGCCGGCAATAACATGCGGCGAGCAGCGGCGCTGCGGCGAGCTCGAGCGGCCGGAAAAACTCGCTCAAGCATTCCGGCAGCGGCGTCCCCGTGAGCTCCGCCGTTTGAAGAACAAAATCGGCCGAATCGTGCACAATCTGGGCCGGAACGCCATCAATCCAATGATAGGAGGTCCGCAGCGGCTCATGCCGTTCGATCAACTTCCGAAGCGCTGACGCGATTCTGGTCTCATCCACCACACCCGACAGTTTAAGAGCAAGTGGAATGTGATAGGTTAGTCCGATATCAGCCATGCTTTCCGCCAAAAACATGCGCCGCTGCGAGGGACTGAGCGGATAGGATGCGGCTTTTGGCGCTTCTGCAATAGGTTCGTACGCTTCCTTAGCAGCGCTGTCGATCCAAGCCGCCTGCTCTCTGACCGTCGGCAGCTTGAAAATTTCCTGGAGCGACATGCGCACCCGGCAATGCTTGTAGATTGCCGAGGTCAATGCGGCTGCCTTCAGGGAATGGCCGCCATGCTCAAAGAAGTGGTCAAGCGCGCCAACCTGCCCCGCATGAAGCACTTCTTGCCACAATCCTGCGACAAGGATCTCCGTATCGGTGGCGGGCGCTTCATATGGGACTGCGTACGCCGCTGCGACCGCTGCGCGCTCCGGCGCAGGCAGACGTTTTTTGTCCACCTTGCCGCTCCCGTTCAGCGGCAGCTTCTCCAACTGCACAAACGCGGCGGGAATCATAAATGCCGGCAGCTTGCCTGTCAGTTGGCTCCGAACGCTTGCCTGCCCTTCGGTTTGCTCTGCCACGATATAAGCGCATAAATACCGCGCACCGTCATTCTCGATCAGCGCCACATACGCTTCCTTAACGCCCGCGCAATCCAGCAGCCTGCATTCGATTTCGCCCAATTCAATCCGGTAACCCCGCAGCTTGACCTGACTGTCGATCCGGTCCAGAAACTCCAAATTTCCGTCAGGCAGGCGGCGCACCAGGTCACCGGTTCCGTACACGGTTTCGCCTTCCCGGAATGGATGCGGCCGGAACTTTGAAGCGGTCTGCTCCGGCAAATTCACATAACCGGATGCGACACCGTCACCCGCAATCCACAGCTCCCCCGGCACCCAGTCCGGCTGCAATCGGCTCTGTTCATTGAGTACCAGTGTTTCCGCACGCGCGATCGGCACGCCGATCGGCACGGTGGCCGCTCCTTCACTGTCCCATGTTTTCGTAATCGGATAACAGGTAGCGAACACCGTCGTTTCCGTAGGACCGTAGACATGCAGCAGCACGCCCGATCCAAGCGCGCGGAGCGCTTTGCGGATATGCGGTACGGAAGCCCGCTCTCCGCCAAATAAAATATGGCGCACGCCGCGCAGCGACTCCAGCCCATGATCGACCAGCGTATTGAACAGCGCCGTCGTCACAAAGAATACGGTAATGCCTCTGCCCTCAATCAGCTCGGCCAGTCTCACAACGTCGGCAACCTCTTCCTCTCCAACCAGCGTCAGCTTCGCGCCATTCAACAGCGCTCCGTACAAATCGAACGTTGAACCGTCAAAGGCATAGTTGGAAAGCTGCAACAGCGCATCGTTTTCCGAAATGCTTACATAATCGGTATGGACAGCAATCCGGGACACATTGCGATGCGTGGTCATAATCCCTTTCGGCTTGCCCGTCGATCCGGACGTGTACATGATATAAGCGAGATCGTCTGCCGAGCCATCAAAGTCCAGATTATGGCCGGACTCGCCGTCCCATCTTGTATCGAGTCCATCCATGTCGACGACATCTATGCTGTCTCCGGCAAGCCCTGCGACCATCTCCATCATCGCAGCCGCAGTCACGATCACCCGCGCTTCCGTATCCTGCAGCATAAACAAAATCCGTTCTTCGGGATATTGCGGGTCAATCGGCACATAGACCGCTCCCGCTTTCAGCACAGCCAATATCGCCGTAATCATATCGGGCGAACGCAAGAGCAGCAGAGCCACCTTTGCCCCCGGCGCAACGCCGCGCCGCACAAGCGCGCGCGCAAACCGGTTGGCACGTTCGTTCAGCTCACTGTAGGTATACGCCCTCTCGCCCATTTCAACGGCAATCTGCTGCGGTGACTCCACCGCTTGCCGTTCAAACAGCCTGTGCAGCGACAGCTCTTGCGGCTGGGTGCCGAATGAACGGCCAAGCTGGAGCAGCCGTTCCCGCTCCCCTGCATCAATGGGATCAAGCTCACCAAGCGCCGCATGCGGCTGCGCGGCGACTGCCCGGGCCAGTGCTACATAATGCCGGGCCAATTGCGCGGCGGCCCGCTCATCGTACAAATCCAGCGCATACTCCAGCGTAAATGCGATACTAACGCCGTTATCCGCGCACTCCCAAGTCAGGTCAAACTTGGCCGTGCCGCTGTCCATCTCTTGGGGTGCATAAACGACATTCTTGCCCCTCCATTCGGGCAGCTCCATATTTTGCAGCGTAAACACCGAATCGAACAGCGGATTCCGCCCATATTCCCGTTTCACATTCGCCAACTCGGCTATTTCTTCATAAGGCACATCCCCATTGCCGATAGCCGCAAGCGCCTCCCCATTGACCTGCATCAGCCATTGATCGAAGCGCAAACCGCTTTGCCCGCGCAGGCGGATCGGAACCATGTTGACGAACATCCCGACTACGCTTTGCAGCTCCGGCCTCATCCGTCTTGCGGCTGCCGTGCCGACAATGATGTCGGATTCGCCCGTATATTTCGCCAGCAGCACATAATAAATCGAAAGCAGGACGGTGTATAATGTTACACCCTCGCGTCCAGCCAACGCCCGCAGCGATCCGGCAAGCTCCGGCTCCAGCTCGAAGCGCTCAATTGCCCCGCGGTAGCTTGGCTTCTGCGGCCTTGGACGGGGGGACGGAAGCGCCGGAGACAGCACACCATCCCGAAAGATTTCATGCCAATAAAGCTTCTGACGCTCTAGCCAGCCGCCGCTTCGGCCCGTTTCCTCCCACAGCGCTATATCCCCGCTATGAATGGACAACAGCTCCGGCGCGTTCCCCTCATAAAACCTCGTAAGATCGGACATCAAAATGCCCATCGACGTTCCGTCCGTAATGATATGATGCATATCCAGCAGCAGCACGCTGGACTCGCGCTCCAGGCGCACAAGCTCCATCCGCAGCAGCGGCGCTTGCTCCAGATTAAACGGCTGCAGGAAGCTGCGCTGCCGCATCGTCAGCACAGACGCCGGCCAGCTGCTTCCGTCAACGACGGCAAGCGGAGGCTCAACCGCCTGCTCAATGCGCTGCATCACATTGCCATCTTCCATATAAAAGGACGTCCGCAGCGCCGGATGCCGCTCTATCAGCGCCTGCCACGCCGCGCGGAATCGTTCAATATCGAGCGGGCCCTTCACCTGGACCGTAAACGGCAGATTGTAGCCCAGCAGCCCCGGATTCAGCTCTTCCAAAATGAACAGTCGCTTTTGCGCCGAGGTCGCCGGATAAACCGTCCGCTCCTCCGCTTTGGACACCAGCGGAGGGACGGCGGCGGCAGTTCCTTCGCCCTCTTGCGCCTTTTGCTCCAGCAAAGCGGCCAGCGAACCCACCGTATCATGCAAAAACAGCTCGGTAAGGGTAAGCTCGACGCCAAACGTCTCTTGCAGCCTGGCGGCGGCATAAGCCGCCTTGAGCGAATTGCCTCCTTGTTCGAGAAAGCTGTCCTTCCGGCCTATAGAATCCTTTTTCAACACCTCGCGCCAGATGGTCATGATCCGCTCTTCCGTCTCCATGGCTGGCTCCAAGCCGACATCCCCACGCAAGGCATCGCCGCCTTCCGCATCACACCACTTAAGCGTGGCCGCCGCTTCCAGCTCAGCCAACTCGGCAAGCGTTTCGGCAAACTCGCCTTCGCGCAGCGCTTCCGCCAATACGTAGCGCCTGATTTTACCGGAGGTCGTTTTCGGAATTCGCCGAATGGGGACAACAAAAGCAACGTCCAGACCGGCCGATCTGTTCAGCAGTTTTTTCACCTTAGCCATCAGCGGTACAAATCCGCCGGTCTTGCCGCGATGCTGAATAAAAACGGCGATCGCATCCCGTTTGGTCGTCAGA
Above is a window of Paenibacillus sp. FSL K6-1330 DNA encoding:
- a CDS encoding type II CAAX endopeptidase family protein; protein product: MKKVLIMIGNIALYLGVFYALLYLLRSTYNYEVTLSFAKFLDRNPAMFMAVLFTLITLVYLLIFRIKGWIWPHAEKNLFRASGFKRLKASRVLLMIGLGLAGSLFSIGLIVIDDIARQFPSIPALVNDTIRGDSIWYVILGAGLIGPAFEEILFRGLIFSELRRVMPVYVALVLQAAAYAYFQPSLALSVISIGSGLIYGSLYLRTGSLWAPILVQNTTMGTIFLFKYIGFYEWFGKLGDVSLYIITALCLAALIGGTVYVWRTSGSGGIGARAGQALTADTPSAAQKGG
- a CDS encoding type II CAAX endopeptidase family protein; its protein translation is MKAWGMMLARVAVVIGLYFAWFFTVTTLFFDYVYPKSTWFEQNTVTVIILNDMVGLPLMLLAWRLIFKENLFKAAKFRVMGGKSVAIALWIGLGAGLFTVAFSRLPAIASDKYQFRELFDYLNRAEWYVFLVFLILGNIYKETLFRGILMNEFRRVLPVWIAIVIQGVLYGALFFFGDIPLSLYGFLGAVIFALLYVWFKSIWAPIAAQVACQGSQYLLWHYGPETTDVTVMSVVMAVAAAMIAVGIFLAVKHRTSISLTLTSEAVTPL
- a CDS encoding CPBP family intramembrane glutamic endopeptidase, producing the protein MKGLRIAGNTVLYLVIYAAVVMLVNQVLYNWVGDPGLKDWIKGNSGIVLIVSNIIVLAVYIPLLRWQKISLKDLGLVPARAGSLLLSAGTGVWLGLFISAFTRLPWVKATFPPISDLVAFVAGGSLIIFVFGSLLLGSLLEEWLFRGMLFHTLRQRLSVPWTVLLQAVLFGTVFMNVTVGAFAALGAIVYGAVRAGSYSLWGSLAAHVCSTGTLYIVLQWAGDWQSGTLGLLALISGLGIAAHMLLLLRGIGGRADKEQAVSHSITN